Sequence from the Neptunomonas japonica JAMM 1380 genome:
AGGAAAGTTTCATGGATAAAGTAAATGCTCGTTATGATAGATCTGATTCGTTATCTGGTAAAAAAGAGTCAAGAGCGTCGGCCAAACGAGTGAAGCTGCATTTTTGCCATGGGAAGTTCAGAGTATTTGGACACTATGTGCATGCTCAGTTTTTGTTGCTTGCGCTGCTTGAGTTTGTTTTATTAGGGGTGGGGAGTTATTTAGTCCATATTTCTTTTGCTGATAGCAGTGTTGGCCAAACGCTGACAGGGTTAGCTGCCAGCGTTCTATTGCCAGCCGTTTTGTTATCGCTAAGTCTGTCAGCAATGGGCTTGTATGATACTCGCCAAAGGCAGTGTTTAGTTGGTGTGCTGTCGCGTATTGTAGTAGCTATTGTGTTTGGTATTACACTGACCATCATAATTAACTACTTTTTCCCATATACTTACGGCGGCTATGCGGTTTTGCCTGTGACAGCTTTGGTGTCACTTGCTGGGTTGATGCTGGTTAGAGCGCTTTTCTATAGCTTTGTAGATGGGAAGCTTTTACGACGTCGTGTTCTTGTATTGGGCACAGGTGATAGAGCCTCTTATATTGATAAGTTACGCCGTAAGGCGGATATGAGGGGGGTGAATTTATTGGGCTTTATTCAGCTTAATCCAGCTGATGAAAGCGTGGTATCAAAAGAAAGAATTGTTTCTCCCGGTGATTGTATTCGAAATTACGCAGTATCTAATGATATTGATGAAATTGTCATCGCATTAGACGATCGACGTGTGAAATTTCCTGTTAAAGAGCTTTTAGATTGCAGGATGAGCGGCATAGATGTAATTGACATGCTGGACTTTTTTGAGCGCGAAAGGGGGTTGATTCAATTAGACTTGTTGCAGCCTGGGTGGCTTATATTTGCTAAAGGCTTTTCTCCTGATATGTTTCGTGCATTTAAAAAGCGTACAGTTGATGTGATGGTTAGTTTGGGGTTGTTAGTGGTGTTCTCTCCATTTATGTTGTTGACTGCACTGGCTATTTATATTGAAAGCCTCGGCTCAGGTGATATTCTTTATAGGCAGAAACGGGTGGGTCGAAATGGTCGCCCATTTGATGTGATTAAATTCAGAAGCATGAGAACAGATGCTGAAGCTGATGGTAAAGCTCGTTGGGCTACGGAAAATGATACTAGGGTTACCGTAGTCGGTAATTTTATTCGTAAATATAGACTTGATGAGTTACCGCAGTTATGGAATGTATTGTCTGGTGACATGAGTCTAGTAGGTCCAAGGCCTGAAAGACCTGAGTTTGTGACAAGGTTAAATCATTTGAACTCCTTGTATGAAGAACGACATAGATTAAGTCCTGGCGTTACAGGGTGGGCTCAGCTTTGCTATCCCTATGGAGCTTCGGATGAGGACTCAATTCAGAAGCTTGAATATGACCTGTATTACGTTAAAAACCACAGTATTTTTCTGGATATGTATATATTGATTCAGACTGTAGAAGTGGTTTTGTTTAAGAAGGGCTCTCGTTAATATTTAGTGCTTATCGACAAGGAAGGGGGAGGTGCTTTCCTTGTCGAAGGCAGAGTAATTCAACTATTCCGTTTTGGGGTGTAGGTTGTACTTATCTAGCATGCTGTAAAGAGTAGGGCGTGTAATTCCAAGTGCTTTTGCGGTATCTGAAATGCTAAAGTCAGCATGGTGTAGCGCTCTTTTGATTGCTTTCTTTTCTGCTTCATCTCTTATTTGCTTTAGATTGAGCGGGGCGTAATCCGCGTCTTCTGAACAGAGCTCCAAGTCTTCTGTTGTGATGTATGCACCATCCGCCATTATTACGGCTCTTTTAATTTTGCTTTCAATTTCTCGTACATTTCCAGGCCAGTTGTAAGATTCAATTGCTGCTATTGCCTCTGAATCAAAATTTCTAATGGTCTTTCCATATTCTTTGTTTAGTCTTGTTAAAAAGGACTTCGCGAGTAAAAGGGCATCACCCTCTCTGTCTTTTAGCGAAGGTATTTGGACCGTTATTTCGCTTATTCTGTAGTATAAGTCTTCTCGGAAGCGCCCTTCTTTTATATGTGTTGTTAAGTCTTGATGTGTTGCGCATACAATACGTACGTCAATTGGGATTTCTACCCTGCCACCAACTCTTTCAATAATGCGCTCTTGAAAAAAGCGTAGAAGCTTTGCTTGCAACTCAAAAGGAAGGTCGCCTATCTCGTCAAGAAACAGTGTTCCTCCGTTAGCTAGTTCGATTTTTCCTATTGTTTGTTTTGTGGCGCCAGTAAAGGCACCTTTTTCATGACCAAAAAGCTCGCTTTCAAGTAAGCTGTCAGGGATGGCTGCACAGTTGATAGCAACTATTTTTTCATTAGCGCGAGGGCTTAGTTTATGGATGGCCTGAGCAAATAGCTCTTTACCGGTTCCGCTCGCGCCTAAAAGTAATGTAGTGATGTCAGATGGAGCAACTTTTTCAATTGTTCTGCATGCTTTGAGCATCGGGGCGCTTGCTGCAATAATGCCATCTAACGGCATGCTGTGATGACTTTGTTGTAGTTGTTTGTTTTCAACTTCTAGCTGATAAACTTTATATGCTCTTTCTACAATAAGAGTTAATATTTCAGGGTCAGCGGGTTTTTGATAAAAGTCATAAGCACCTAGCGCTATTGCTTTTACCGCGTTAGTGCGATCGTTATCACCTGTGACTACAATGACTTTGCATTCAGGAGTTAACGATAATATTTCTTTCAATGTGGCGAAGCCTTCTGTAACTCCGCCAGGATCAGGAGGGAGTCCTAAATCAAGGAGGACTACACCAGGTTGAAGGCGTCTTAGCTGTGTAATGGCGTCAGCTCTTGTGCCGCAGATGGCGACTTCAAAGCCATCAAAGCACCAGCGTAACTGGCTTTGCAAACCTTCATCATCCTCAACGATAAGCAGGTTCTTTTTAGATCCATTCATTTAATAGTTCCTTATTTGCGCATCTTGTATATTAGGATGGGGTTTGTTGTGTAATGGTAGTGTGATGTGGAATGTTGTTCCGCTACCGGGTGAGCTTGTTACTTGGATGTCACCGCCAAGAGAGCGAACTACTTCCCTGCTTTCAAAGGCGCCGACGCCCATTCCTGTTAAGCCTTTGGTTGAGTCAAAAGCTTTGAATAATCTGTGTTGAATAAAGCTTTCATCCATACCGCAGCCACTATCTTTGATTTCAATAATAGCACTAGAAAGAGAGCTGCATAAATTGATCTCTATACTTCCATGCTCTTCAGTTGCTTCTAAAGCGTTTTGGATGATGTGGTTAAAGACATTAGATAATTGCTCATTATCAGCAAAAACAAAAGCTTGTAGCTCTGTGTCAATAAGTGTTGGCGTAGGTTGGCGAGTGTTAAAGCGCTGAATGACCGCTTTCAGTAATTGCTTGATATCAATGGATACGGGAGTGGCGCCGCGCATTCCATTGCGCATTTGTTCCATTAAGCGGGTCATTCTTGTTACCGAATTGCGAACGGTTAGAATGACATCATCTACAAACTCGGGTTTATGTTTATGTTTTTCTGCATTGGATACAATGAGCGATTGTTGAGCTAGGATATTTTTTAGGTCATGAACAATATAGGCAGACAGGCGATTAAATGCTTCAAACTGTTGGGCTTGTATGAGTGCTTGGCTTGCTTGATATTGGGCTAAAAGACTGGCTGCTTGTTTGCCAGCAATTTTTAGTAGGTCTCTATCTTCCCAATTGATATTCTTTTGAATATCAGAGTGCTTTACGAGTACAAAACCATAAACTTCTGCGTTAAAGAGTAAAGGGACCATTAGCCATGCATTTGGTATTTCTAATAAGCTTGTTGGAAGGTTTAGATCGTCGTATATCCCGGGAGTCAGTTTGTATTCATCAAAATCAATTACCCATTCAGTGCGTTCAAAAAACTGGCTAATTTCGAGTAAGTGAGAGGAGCTTATTGCTGGGGCTGCCATATCCCAATTGGTAAGCAAGTGATAAGTTGAGTGTTCGTTTCTTCCCCAGATAACACCGCCTTTGCTTTGTACTAATGAGCCAATAGCTGAGCAAATTCGTTCAGGAGTTTCGAGTTCGTGTTCGGAAAGTTGGTGAGTGAATTTTTGCCACTCCTCTCTATAGTCATATTTATAGCTAAAGAAATGCTTACTGAGGATGACGCGGACGCTAGAGCGGATTTTATCTGAAAATAGCAATATAAAAAGAAGCAGCCCCGCTCCGAAAAGAAAGGTTATTTGTAATACTGATCCCCATGTGCCGCCATAGTATCTAATGAAATAACCAGCTCCTGACATGAGGACAAGGTAAAAGCCAGCCCCTGTTAATGTAGCGGTGTGGAAGACCACTTGACGCGACACTTGTAAATTAAGTGACCAGTTAGGGTTTCTTGTCAGGGATATCATGATCAGAGGCATTGCGATGCCATTGATTACACCACGAGCATCCCAAAGCTGTTGATCTAAGTGTTTAAAGAGTAGAGCGTCTGCATATATAAAAAAATCGTAGGCGAAAATACTTCCTAGCCCTAAGCAGAGGTGTTTAAGAAACCAGTGTTGCTCTTTGGATGAATTCCTATAAAGCTGCTCTATCAGCAAAAGCCCCGTAATAGAGAATACCATCCAGGCTATTAGTGGGATGTCATGTTTCAGATTTTCAGGCGGTTCGCCTAGGATTGAACTGCTCATGAGCAAAATCATGCAGCTAAGAATAAATACTATGCTTATTAGGAGTAACGGGGAGTTGATTAACCTAGTAGCAATAGATGAGCTAATGTTGGTCGAACTCTTATTCGGTGAGATTATTTTTAGTAAGAAAAAGCACCAGGCAACATCACGTAAGATCTCTGTTATCTGTATAGCTTGGAGAGGTACTTCTGGCGAGAAGTAAGAAAACGCTATCAACGCAGCCCAGGTAAAAGTTGCTATGGTTGCTGCTTTTATAGGTAAGCCTGATTTGTCGGCTTTTGATGATGAGA
This genomic interval carries:
- a CDS encoding TIGR03013 family XrtA/PEP-CTERM system glycosyltransferase; its protein translation is MDKVNARYDRSDSLSGKKESRASAKRVKLHFCHGKFRVFGHYVHAQFLLLALLEFVLLGVGSYLVHISFADSSVGQTLTGLAASVLLPAVLLSLSLSAMGLYDTRQRQCLVGVLSRIVVAIVFGITLTIIINYFFPYTYGGYAVLPVTALVSLAGLMLVRALFYSFVDGKLLRRRVLVLGTGDRASYIDKLRRKADMRGVNLLGFIQLNPADESVVSKERIVSPGDCIRNYAVSNDIDEIVIALDDRRVKFPVKELLDCRMSGIDVIDMLDFFERERGLIQLDLLQPGWLIFAKGFSPDMFRAFKKRTVDVMVSLGLLVVFSPFMLLTALAIYIESLGSGDILYRQKRVGRNGRPFDVIKFRSMRTDAEADGKARWATENDTRVTVVGNFIRKYRLDELPQLWNVLSGDMSLVGPRPERPEFVTRLNHLNSLYEERHRLSPGVTGWAQLCYPYGASDEDSIQKLEYDLYYVKNHSIFLDMYILIQTVEVVLFKKGSR
- the prsR gene encoding PEP-CTERM-box response regulator transcription factor; this encodes MNGSKKNLLIVEDDEGLQSQLRWCFDGFEVAICGTRADAITQLRRLQPGVVLLDLGLPPDPGGVTEGFATLKEILSLTPECKVIVVTGDNDRTNAVKAIALGAYDFYQKPADPEILTLIVERAYKVYQLEVENKQLQQSHHSMPLDGIIAASAPMLKACRTIEKVAPSDITTLLLGASGTGKELFAQAIHKLSPRANEKIVAINCAAIPDSLLESELFGHEKGAFTGATKQTIGKIELANGGTLFLDEIGDLPFELQAKLLRFFQERIIERVGGRVEIPIDVRIVCATHQDLTTHIKEGRFREDLYYRISEITVQIPSLKDREGDALLLAKSFLTRLNKEYGKTIRNFDSEAIAAIESYNWPGNVREIESKIKRAVIMADGAYITTEDLELCSEDADYAPLNLKQIRDEAEKKAIKRALHHADFSISDTAKALGITRPTLYSMLDKYNLHPKTE
- the prsK gene encoding XrtA/PEP-CTERM system histidine kinase PrsK, whose amino-acid sequence is MLDNVGFYSYLFACASYLILGIVLISSSKADKSGLPIKAATIATFTWAALIAFSYFSPEVPLQAIQITEILRDVAWCFFLLKIISPNKSSTNISSSIATRLINSPLLLISIVFILSCMILLMSSSILGEPPENLKHDIPLIAWMVFSITGLLLIEQLYRNSSKEQHWFLKHLCLGLGSIFAYDFFIYADALLFKHLDQQLWDARGVINGIAMPLIMISLTRNPNWSLNLQVSRQVVFHTATLTGAGFYLVLMSGAGYFIRYYGGTWGSVLQITFLFGAGLLLFILLFSDKIRSSVRVILSKHFFSYKYDYREEWQKFTHQLSEHELETPERICSAIGSLVQSKGGVIWGRNEHSTYHLLTNWDMAAPAISSSHLLEISQFFERTEWVIDFDEYKLTPGIYDDLNLPTSLLEIPNAWLMVPLLFNAEVYGFVLVKHSDIQKNINWEDRDLLKIAGKQAASLLAQYQASQALIQAQQFEAFNRLSAYIVHDLKNILAQQSLIVSNAEKHKHKPEFVDDVILTVRNSVTRMTRLMEQMRNGMRGATPVSIDIKQLLKAVIQRFNTRQPTPTLIDTELQAFVFADNEQLSNVFNHIIQNALEATEEHGSIEINLCSSLSSAIIEIKDSGCGMDESFIQHRLFKAFDSTKGLTGMGVGAFESREVVRSLGGDIQVTSSPGSGTTFHITLPLHNKPHPNIQDAQIRNY